In Pedobacter heparinus DSM 2366, the following are encoded in one genomic region:
- a CDS encoding DUF6266 family protein, producing MAIAENGPGGNHKGKLGNVVYYMLNGKNVSRLIGKTTKPPTLLQLESRLATKMCSAVLSRLKGFINTGFSVAAIKTKDNAFNEATKANKKNIIKGIYPDLEIAYDRLQVSTGPLMPAQNWLVTPTEIGLQYSWDTDPEMPWPEATDQVMMLAYFPTEEKVYFNLFGNSRLSGSDVLEIPPSMQGKYMETYISFIAANRKQLADSTYTGYFNPETAETLNS from the coding sequence ATGGCTATTGCAGAAAACGGCCCTGGTGGTAACCACAAGGGCAAATTAGGGAATGTGGTGTATTACATGCTGAATGGCAAAAATGTATCGCGTTTAATTGGTAAAACCACCAAACCTCCTACTTTATTACAACTCGAATCCAGGCTGGCAACCAAAATGTGCAGCGCAGTGCTCAGCCGTTTGAAGGGCTTCATCAATACGGGCTTTAGCGTAGCTGCCATTAAAACTAAGGACAATGCTTTTAATGAAGCCACCAAAGCCAACAAAAAGAACATCATCAAAGGAATATATCCCGATCTGGAAATTGCTTACGACCGGCTCCAGGTGAGCACAGGCCCTTTAATGCCTGCACAAAACTGGCTGGTAACGCCAACCGAAATTGGCTTGCAGTACAGCTGGGATACCGACCCGGAAATGCCCTGGCCGGAAGCTACCGACCAGGTGATGATGCTGGCCTATTTCCCTACAGAGGAAAAGGTATACTTTAACCTTTTTGGCAACAGCAGGTTATCGGGCAGTGATGTGCTGGAAATTCCGCCTAGTATGCAGGGTAAATACATGGAAACCTATATCTCTTTTATTGCTGCCAACAGGAAACAGCTGGCTGACAGTACTTATACCGGGTATTTTAACCCCGAAACAGCTGAAACCTTAAATTCATAA
- a CDS encoding pseudouridine synthase, translated as MLEIVYQDDHLIAINKPHGLLVHRSSIANDAKEFALQLLRDQVNRHVSPVHRLDRKTGGLLLFAFEKDVETAMQQKFMNGEVQKKYLAVLRGYAPDQMAIDYPLAKENGTIQEAFTAFVTLKRAELDIAFGKHPTSRYSLVEASPTTGRMHQLRKHFAHIFYPIIGDRKHGCNKQNKFFKETWDMTTMLLHASELTFLHPVTGKQVQLKASVQTEFLRVMDLMKW; from the coding sequence ATGCTTGAAATTGTATATCAGGACGACCATTTAATTGCCATCAATAAACCACATGGATTACTGGTACACCGGTCATCGATAGCCAATGATGCGAAAGAGTTTGCATTACAGTTGCTCAGAGACCAGGTAAACAGGCATGTTAGCCCAGTACACCGACTGGACAGGAAAACCGGGGGATTATTGCTTTTCGCTTTTGAGAAGGATGTGGAAACCGCAATGCAGCAGAAATTTATGAATGGGGAAGTACAAAAAAAATACCTGGCTGTACTGCGTGGTTATGCACCCGATCAGATGGCTATCGATTATCCGCTTGCCAAAGAGAACGGGACGATACAGGAGGCATTTACTGCTTTTGTTACTTTAAAGCGTGCAGAGCTGGATATTGCTTTTGGAAAGCATCCTACTTCCAGGTATTCACTGGTTGAGGCCAGTCCAACAACAGGACGTATGCACCAGCTGCGCAAGCACTTTGCACATATATTCTATCCGATAATAGGGGACCGTAAACATGGCTGTAACAAGCAGAATAAATTTTTTAAAGAGACCTGGGACATGACTACAATGTTGCTCCACGCATCGGAATTGACGTTTTTGCACCCGGTTACCGGTAAACAAGTGCAGCTGAAAGCTTCGGTACAGACCGAATTTTTGAGGGTGATGGACTTGATGAAATGGTAA
- the dnaA gene encoding chromosomal replication initiator protein DnaA — protein MQITCTQVWNNCLQIIKDNIPAQSFKTWFEPISALKLEDKVLTVQVPSLFFYEWLEEHYVGLLRKTVKQQLGDEGRLEYNIVVDKSSNGALPYTTNMPSNGNGAGNKKQSMPVPVNINRDIKNPFVIPGLKKMNVDPQLNPGYTFEAYVEGDCNRLARSAGHAVAAKPGATSFNPLMIYGSSGLGKTHLAQAIGNEIRRNLPDKLVIYVSCEKFCQQFVESLKNNTINDFVNFYQAMDVIIMDDVHNFAGKEKTQDIFFHIFNHLHQSGKQIIITSDKAPKDLSGLEERLLSRFKWGLSADLQVPELETRIAILRKKMYADGIDLPDEVVEYVAHNIDNNVRELEGAMVSLLAQSTMNRKEIDLQLAKSMLKNFIKNTTKEVSIDYIQKLVCDYFEVPVHLLKAPTRKREVVQARQISMYLAKGMTKSSLKTIGAFFGGRDHSTVIYACQTVEDLIQTDKKFRAYVNDIEKKLKMN, from the coding sequence ATGCAAATCACTTGTACACAAGTATGGAATAACTGTCTCCAGATTATAAAGGATAATATCCCGGCCCAGAGCTTCAAAACCTGGTTCGAACCGATATCTGCCCTTAAGCTGGAAGATAAGGTTTTAACTGTGCAGGTACCCAGCTTATTTTTCTACGAATGGCTGGAAGAACATTATGTTGGTCTGTTGCGTAAAACAGTAAAGCAGCAGCTGGGTGATGAAGGCAGGCTGGAATACAATATAGTGGTAGACAAATCGAGTAACGGAGCTTTGCCGTATACGACTAATATGCCATCTAACGGAAATGGTGCAGGCAACAAGAAACAGTCTATGCCAGTTCCGGTAAACATCAACAGGGACATCAAAAATCCGTTTGTGATTCCAGGGCTGAAGAAAATGAACGTAGATCCACAATTGAACCCTGGTTATACATTTGAAGCTTATGTTGAGGGCGACTGTAATCGTTTGGCAAGATCGGCCGGACATGCTGTAGCAGCTAAGCCTGGTGCTACCTCATTCAATCCCCTGATGATTTATGGTTCTTCAGGTTTAGGAAAAACCCACCTGGCACAGGCCATCGGTAACGAGATCAGGAGAAACCTGCCGGATAAACTGGTGATCTATGTGTCATGTGAGAAGTTTTGCCAGCAATTTGTTGAATCGTTAAAGAACAACACCATTAATGATTTTGTGAACTTTTACCAGGCTATGGATGTGATCATCATGGACGATGTACATAACTTTGCAGGCAAAGAAAAAACACAGGATATCTTTTTCCATATTTTTAACCATTTGCATCAGTCGGGCAAGCAGATCATCATTACTTCTGATAAGGCGCCTAAAGATTTGTCTGGATTGGAAGAAAGGTTGTTGAGCCGTTTTAAATGGGGGCTTTCTGCAGATTTGCAGGTACCTGAACTGGAAACAAGAATTGCTATCTTAAGAAAAAAAATGTATGCTGATGGCATAGATTTACCTGATGAAGTGGTAGAGTACGTAGCACATAATATTGATAATAATGTTCGGGAACTGGAAGGGGCAATGGTTTCTTTACTGGCACAATCGACCATGAACAGGAAGGAAATAGATTTGCAACTGGCTAAATCTATGCTCAAAAATTTCATTAAAAATACGACTAAAGAGGTTTCCATTGATTACATACAGAAACTGGTTTGTGACTATTTTGAAGTTCCGGTTCATTTGCTTAAAGCGCCAACCCGTAAACGTGAGGTAGTGCAGGCCCGCCAGATTTCGATGTACCTGGCCAAAGGCATGACCAAAAGCTCTTTAAAAACCATTGGTGCATTTTTTGGAGGGCGAGACCACTCTACAGTGATTTATGCCTGCCAAACTGTAGAAGACCTGATACAGACGGATAAGAAATTCAGGGCTTATGTAAATGACATTGAGAAGAAATTAAAAATGAACTAA